In Acidobacteriota bacterium, one DNA window encodes the following:
- a CDS encoding flavodoxin-dependent (E)-4-hydroxy-3-methylbut-2-enyl-diphosphate synthase: MAAIQRRKSVVSDIGGVKLGGAHPVVVQSMTNTDTADIAGTVKQVAALARAGSELVRVTVNTDEAAAAIAPIVERLEAQGLRVPIIGDFHYNGHLLLKKFPACARKLAKYRINPGNVNIGKKHDDNFRTMVEVARDNGKPVRIGVNWGSLDQALLTRMMDENAHAAEPLAADQVMRQAIVESALRSAEMAEQYGLPHNSIILSAKVSSAQNLIDVYRMLAPRCDYPLHLGLTEAGMGSKGIVASTAAMGILLQDGIGDTIRVSLTPAPNGDRTEEVIVAQQILQSLEIRSFTPQVSACPGCGRTTSTFFQEMAQQIESYLREQMPVWKSQYPGVEDLHVAVMGCIVNGPGESKHAHIGISLPGTFEDPVAPVYADGRLLVTLRGDTIVPEFIKILNTYVESHYSAKQQVSI, translated from the coding sequence ATGGCGGCGATACAGCGTAGAAAATCCGTGGTGAGCGACATTGGCGGCGTGAAGCTGGGCGGCGCGCACCCGGTCGTTGTGCAGTCCATGACCAACACGGACACGGCGGATATAGCCGGAACCGTCAAGCAAGTCGCCGCGCTGGCGCGCGCTGGGTCTGAACTGGTGCGCGTCACGGTCAACACCGATGAGGCCGCGGCGGCCATTGCACCTATCGTCGAGCGGCTGGAAGCACAGGGCCTTCGCGTGCCCATCATCGGCGACTTCCATTACAATGGGCACCTGCTGCTCAAGAAATTTCCGGCCTGTGCGCGGAAGCTGGCCAAGTACCGCATCAATCCCGGCAACGTCAACATCGGCAAAAAACACGACGACAACTTCCGCACCATGGTGGAGGTCGCGCGGGACAACGGCAAGCCCGTGCGCATCGGCGTCAACTGGGGCTCGCTCGATCAGGCCCTGCTCACGCGCATGATGGATGAGAACGCCCACGCCGCTGAGCCGCTCGCCGCTGATCAGGTCATGCGCCAGGCGATTGTCGAGAGCGCGCTGCGCTCCGCTGAAATGGCCGAGCAGTACGGCCTGCCGCACAACTCCATCATCCTCAGCGCGAAAGTATCGAGCGCGCAGAACCTGATTGATGTCTACCGCATGTTGGCGCCGCGCTGCGACTATCCGCTGCACCTTGGCCTCACAGAAGCGGGGATGGGCAGCAAGGGCATTGTGGCCTCGACCGCGGCGATGGGGATACTATTGCAAGACGGCATCGGCGACACCATCCGCGTCTCGCTCACGCCCGCGCCGAACGGCGACCGCACCGAAGAAGTGATCGTCGCGCAGCAGATTCTGCAATCACTAGAAATCCGTAGCTTCACGCCGCAAGTCAGCGCGTGTCCCGGCTGCGGCCGAACTACCTCCACATTTTTCCAGGAGATGGCCCAGCAGATTGAGTCTTACCTGCGCGAGCAGATGCCCGTCTGGAAATCGCAGTACCCTGGCGTGGAAGACTTGCATGTCGCCGTGATGGGCTGCATCGTCAACGGCCCCGGCGAATCCAAGCACGCCCACATCGGCATCTCGCTCCCCGGCACCTTCGAAGACCCCGTCGCCCCGGTCTACGCCGACGGCCGCCTGTTAGTAACGCTGCGCGGCGACACCATCGTCCCCGAGTTCATCAAAATCCTGAACACCTATGTCGAGTCACACTACTCCGCCAAGCAGCAGGTTTCCATCTGA
- a CDS encoding DUF1552 domain-containing protein, which produces MIFKKSIPRRTFLRGVGATLALPLLDGMTPAFAAVPAMTDADAVKRLAVIYSPTGMCMDKWTPAAEGAGYALTPILEPIAAYKDRMVLLSGLALRNADALLPGEGAVGNHSRASAVFLSCAHPRKTEGADLEAGTTVDQIAAKEFGKKTQLPSLELAFEGELVGTCEAGYSCAYLNTVSWRNPTTPMPMETEPRAVFERLFGDTDSLDPAARLARLRQNRSILDSVINDAKTMLTGLGSTDRQKMDQYLEAVRDVERRIGMAEEQSARELPRIERPLGVPETYAEYARLMFDMQILAFQTDMTRVSSTMLAREQSAKAYPEIGVGDPHHPLTHHNGDPVKVAKVLKINLHHMATFNYFLDKMAATPDGDSSLLDRTMVVFGSAISDGNLHLHDNLPMIVLGGKLAKLKAGHHIRYQQATPLANLYLTLFDQLGIKLDTLGDSTGRLPGLTA; this is translated from the coding sequence ATGATATTCAAAAAGTCGATTCCGCGCCGGACGTTTCTGCGCGGCGTGGGCGCCACGCTGGCGCTGCCGCTGCTCGATGGCATGACGCCGGCGTTCGCGGCGGTGCCGGCTATGACTGATGCCGATGCCGTGAAGAGGCTGGCCGTCATCTACTCGCCCACCGGCATGTGCATGGATAAGTGGACGCCCGCCGCCGAGGGCGCGGGTTACGCGCTGACTCCCATCCTGGAGCCCATCGCCGCTTACAAGGATCGCATGGTGCTGTTGAGCGGTCTGGCGCTGCGCAACGCCGACGCGCTGCTGCCCGGCGAAGGCGCGGTCGGGAATCACTCGCGCGCGAGCGCCGTGTTCCTCTCCTGCGCGCATCCCAGGAAGACCGAGGGCGCGGATCTGGAAGCGGGCACCACGGTGGACCAGATTGCCGCGAAGGAGTTTGGCAAGAAAACGCAACTGCCTTCGCTCGAGCTGGCCTTTGAAGGCGAACTAGTGGGGACGTGCGAGGCTGGTTATAGTTGCGCGTATCTGAACACGGTGTCGTGGCGCAATCCGACCACGCCCATGCCGATGGAGACCGAGCCGCGCGCAGTGTTCGAGCGGCTGTTCGGCGACACTGATTCGCTGGACCCGGCGGCGCGCCTCGCGCGTCTGCGCCAGAACCGCAGCATTCTCGACTCGGTCATCAATGACGCCAAGACCATGCTGACCGGCCTCGGCTCTACTGATCGGCAGAAGATGGATCAATATCTGGAAGCGGTGCGCGACGTGGAGCGCCGCATCGGCATGGCCGAAGAACAATCCGCGCGCGAGTTGCCGCGCATCGAGCGTCCGCTGGGCGTGCCGGAGACCTACGCCGAGTATGCGCGCCTGATGTTCGACATGCAGATACTCGCTTTCCAGACTGATATGACACGCGTCTCATCCACCATGTTGGCGCGCGAGCAGAGCGCCAAGGCGTATCCGGAGATCGGCGTTGGCGACCCGCATCACCCGCTCACGCATCACAACGGCGATCCAGTGAAGGTGGCGAAAGTCCTGAAGATCAACCTGCACCACATGGCCACCTTCAACTATTTTCTCGACAAGATGGCCGCCACGCCCGATGGCGACTCGTCGCTGCTCGACCGTACCATGGTCGTCTTCGGCAGCGCTATCAGCGACGGCAACCTGCACCTGCACGACAACCTGCCCATGATCGTGTTGGGCGGCAAGCTCGCCAAGCTGAAGGCCGGCCATCATATCCGCTATCAGCAAGCCACCCCGCTGGCAAACTTGTATCTCACATTGTTCGATCAGTTGGGAATCAAGTTGGACACGCTAGGCGACTCCACCGGTAGACTGCCGGGGTTGACGGCGTAA
- a CDS encoding DUF1592 domain-containing protein encodes MLRRAVLAGFVVVAPCISVAQTPPPASPGAAYTALANKYCATCHNEKLRTAGFVLTDKNFDQVGQHAEDFEKVLIKIKTATMPPPGAPRPDQATYTAFANYLEGELDRAGAARPDPGRPALHRLNRAEYANAIRDLMGLDVNAERLLPNDDASYGFDNIGDVLTVSPTLFERYLTAAGKIVRTALGDTSMRPEMEAYSVSTRMIQDERASELVPFGSRGGLGVEHYFPVDGEYELKVRLARDRVHDIIGLMQPHQMDVRLDGAKLNTFTVGGGPTNGGRSGEPVAYGGQDYDKPAGGDEESYERTADAGLVFRFPAKAGKRVISVSFLTKSGLPEGTFRRKLAGAQYAQVDDLPGIGYVFITGPITATGSGDTTSRNAILSCKPARLEEEAGCAKQILSRLTRRAYRRPVTDHEVQTLMDFYEAGRKEAQTLGANGNAFESGIAMSLRRLLVAPQFLFRQESDPAGIAPGAPYRLSDLELASRLSFFLWSTGPDEALLKLAEQGKLKDPKVLEQQVRRMLADSRSEALISNFAGQWLYLRNMEKIVPDPEVFPEFDENMRAAFRTETRMFFESMLREDRSVLDLMRADYTFLNERLARHYGIGGVYGSHFRRVKLSDPNRMGLVGQGAILTVTSYPNRTSPTFRGKWVLENILGAPPPSPPDAVPSLKVEDEGGQALSVRDSMEQHRKNPACYGCHSRMDPLGFALENFDAIGRFRTTSGTGPGAAKIDASGVLPDGAKFSGPAELRALLVSRGDEVVSATTRKLMTYALGRGLEYYDMPAVRSIVRAAAPGDYRWSSIIMGIVKSVPFQMRRSAQP; translated from the coding sequence ATGCTGCGGCGTGCCGTACTTGCCGGATTTGTCGTTGTCGCGCCGTGTATTTCCGTGGCGCAGACACCCCCTCCTGCCTCGCCGGGCGCGGCCTACACGGCGCTGGCCAATAAGTATTGCGCGACCTGCCACAATGAGAAGCTGCGCACGGCTGGGTTTGTGCTGACCGACAAGAATTTCGATCAGGTCGGTCAGCACGCCGAGGACTTTGAAAAGGTTCTCATCAAGATTAAGACGGCCACCATGCCGCCGCCCGGCGCGCCGCGTCCCGATCAGGCCACCTACACCGCATTTGCAAATTATCTGGAAGGCGAACTCGACCGCGCCGGGGCCGCTCGCCCCGACCCGGGTCGCCCCGCGCTGCATCGGCTGAATCGCGCCGAGTATGCCAACGCCATCCGCGACCTGATGGGTCTTGATGTCAACGCGGAGCGGCTGCTGCCCAACGATGACGCCAGCTACGGCTTCGACAACATCGGCGATGTGCTGACCGTCTCCCCCACATTGTTTGAGCGCTACCTGACCGCGGCGGGCAAGATCGTGCGCACCGCGCTGGGCGATACCTCGATGCGCCCCGAGATGGAAGCCTACTCCGTGTCCACGCGCATGATTCAGGATGAGCGCGCCAGCGAGCTGGTACCCTTCGGCTCGCGCGGCGGCCTTGGCGTGGAGCATTACTTCCCAGTTGATGGTGAGTATGAGTTGAAAGTGCGTCTGGCGCGCGACCGCGTTCACGACATCATCGGCCTGATGCAGCCGCACCAGATGGATGTCCGCCTTGATGGCGCAAAACTTAATACCTTTACCGTGGGCGGCGGCCCCACCAACGGCGGCCGGTCAGGTGAGCCTGTCGCTTATGGCGGACAGGATTACGACAAGCCGGCGGGCGGGGATGAAGAAAGCTACGAGCGCACCGCCGATGCGGGGCTGGTGTTCCGTTTCCCGGCCAAGGCGGGCAAGCGCGTGATCAGCGTTTCCTTCCTGACCAAGTCCGGTCTGCCGGAGGGAACCTTCCGTCGCAAGCTGGCGGGCGCGCAATATGCGCAGGTTGACGACCTGCCGGGGATTGGCTACGTGTTCATCACCGGCCCGATCACCGCCACCGGGTCAGGGGACACCACTAGCCGCAATGCAATACTTTCCTGCAAGCCTGCCAGACTGGAAGAAGAGGCTGGCTGCGCGAAGCAGATTCTCTCGCGCCTGACGCGGCGCGCCTATCGCCGCCCGGTTACCGACCACGAAGTACAGACGCTCATGGATTTTTACGAAGCAGGCCGCAAGGAGGCGCAAACACTGGGTGCCAACGGCAACGCGTTTGAGTCCGGCATTGCCATGTCGCTGCGCCGCCTGCTCGTCGCGCCGCAGTTTCTGTTCCGTCAGGAGAGCGATCCGGCGGGTATCGCGCCCGGCGCGCCCTATCGCCTCAGCGATCTGGAGCTGGCCTCGCGCCTGTCATTCTTCCTGTGGTCCACCGGGCCGGATGAGGCTCTGCTGAAACTCGCGGAGCAGGGCAAGCTGAAAGACCCCAAGGTGCTGGAGCAGCAGGTTCGCCGCATGCTCGCCGACTCGCGCTCCGAAGCGCTGATCAGTAACTTTGCCGGACAGTGGCTCTACCTGCGCAACATGGAGAAGATCGTGCCGGACCCGGAGGTCTTTCCCGAGTTCGACGAAAACATGCGCGCCGCGTTTCGCACCGAGACACGCATGTTCTTCGAAAGCATGTTGCGCGAGGATCGCAGCGTGCTGGACCTGATGCGCGCCGACTACACCTTCCTCAACGAGCGGCTGGCGCGGCACTACGGCATCGGTGGCGTCTACGGCAGCCACTTCCGCCGCGTCAAACTCAGCGACCCCAATCGCATGGGGCTGGTGGGGCAGGGAGCGATTCTCACCGTTACCTCGTATCCCAATCGCACCTCGCCCACCTTCCGCGGCAAGTGGGTGCTGGAGAATATTCTCGGCGCGCCGCCCCCGTCTCCGCCTGACGCCGTGCCTTCTCTGAAGGTGGAGGACGAAGGCGGCCAGGCACTTTCAGTGCGCGATTCGATGGAGCAGCATCGCAAGAACCCGGCGTGCTATGGTTGTCACTCGCGCATGGACCCGCTGGGCTTTGCGCTGGAGAACTTCGACGCCATTGGCCGTTTCCGCACGACCTCGGGAACTGGGCCGGGAGCCGCCAAGATTGACGCTTCGGGCGTGCTGCCCGACGGCGCAAAATTTTCCGGCCCTGCCGAGTTGCGCGCCCTGCTGGTCAGCCGCGGCGATGAAGTGGTCTCCGCCACCACGCGCAAGCTGATGACCTACGCGCTGGGCCGCGGTCTTGAGTATTACGACATGCCCGCCGTGCGCTCGATTGTGCGCGCCGCCGCGCCCGGCGATTACCGCTGGTCGTCAATCATCATGGGCATCGTCAAGAGTGTTCCGTTTCAGATGAGGAGGTCCGCCCAACCATGA
- a CDS encoding DUF1552 domain-containing protein, with protein sequence MMIFKKAIPRRTFLRGAGAALALPMLDSMSPAMAAVNDTGKKPLRVATVFVPNGRIMSRWTPRTDGVGFEISPTLAPLAPFKDQLTVLTGLNIKAADAVGNEPGGVHARPAAAFLTGLHPKPGGALGVSMDQMIAREAGKETQLGSLEMALDAPETAVSDGSYGAYYMNTISWRGAATALPMEINPRAVFERMYGDTDSADAAARARRMQKERSILDSVSDGVSRMMGGIGSGDRAKLSEYLDAIRDIERRIQVAEKSDEPAEGQPTVAGKSNLERPAGIPAKYSEHAKLMFDLQVLAFQSDLTRVTTMMMGREQTDRTFREIGVGDGHHPLSHHKEVPETIELVAKVDLFQAQLFAHFIERLRNTPDGDGTLLDHSLVLFGSGLSDGNFHIHNNIPVMLVGGAHGKLKGDRHLRFPGQPFSNVLLSVMDIAGVSVDGWLDAKYSDATGKLDLTTV encoded by the coding sequence ATGATGATATTCAAGAAAGCCATTCCCCGTCGTACATTCCTGCGTGGAGCGGGTGCCGCCTTGGCGTTGCCTATGCTGGATAGCATGTCGCCAGCGATGGCAGCGGTGAACGACACGGGCAAGAAGCCCCTGCGCGTGGCGACCGTCTTCGTGCCCAATGGCCGCATCATGTCCAGATGGACGCCGCGCACCGATGGTGTGGGTTTTGAAATCTCCCCTACCCTCGCGCCGCTGGCTCCCTTTAAGGACCAGCTCACGGTGCTGACGGGCCTGAACATCAAGGCTGCCGACGCGGTGGGCAACGAGCCTGGCGGGGTACACGCGCGCCCGGCCGCCGCTTTCCTTACGGGTTTGCATCCGAAGCCCGGCGGGGCGCTCGGAGTGTCGATGGACCAGATGATCGCCCGGGAGGCGGGCAAGGAAACGCAGCTCGGGTCGCTCGAAATGGCTCTCGACGCGCCTGAAACGGCTGTTAGCGACGGCAGCTACGGCGCCTATTACATGAACACCATTTCCTGGCGTGGCGCTGCGACGGCGCTGCCCATGGAGATCAATCCGCGCGCCGTGTTCGAGCGCATGTATGGTGATACCGATTCAGCCGACGCAGCCGCTCGCGCTCGCCGTATGCAGAAAGAGCGCAGCATTCTGGACTCCGTTAGCGACGGTGTCTCGCGCATGATGGGCGGCATCGGATCGGGTGACCGCGCGAAGTTGAGCGAGTACCTCGATGCCATACGCGATATTGAGCGCCGCATTCAGGTGGCCGAAAAATCCGATGAGCCCGCCGAGGGTCAACCCACCGTGGCTGGCAAATCAAACTTGGAGCGGCCCGCGGGCATTCCCGCGAAGTACTCCGAGCATGCCAAGCTGATGTTTGATCTGCAAGTGCTGGCGTTCCAGTCGGACCTGACGCGCGTCACCACCATGATGATGGGCCGCGAGCAAACCGACCGAACCTTCCGCGAGATTGGGGTAGGCGACGGCCATCACCCGCTCTCGCACCACAAGGAAGTTCCCGAGACGATTGAACTGGTGGCGAAAGTTGACCTGTTCCAGGCCCAGTTGTTCGCGCACTTCATTGAGCGGTTGCGCAACACGCCGGATGGCGATGGGACGTTGCTCGATCACTCGCTGGTGCTGTTCGGCAGCGGCTTGAGCGATGGCAATTTCCACATCCACAACAACATTCCGGTCATGTTGGTCGGCGGCGCGCACGGCAAGCTGAAGGGTGATCGCCACCTGCGCTTCCCCGGGCAGCCGTTCTCGAACGTGCTGCTGTCGGTGATGGATATCGCCGGCGTCTCCGTAGATGGATGGCTCGATGCCAAGTACAGCGACGCCACCGGCAAACTGGATTTGACGACTGTCTAG
- a CDS encoding DUF1592 domain-containing protein → MAEGRRLLMNIRRNFQVAMIVVALATSASSQAQQQPAAVAPVSPHRVLVSRYCVTCHNEKLNTAGLSLDKADADDVSRDAQIWETAVKKLRAGQMPPGGAPRPDKATLTAFTTYLETSLDKAAAANANPGRTASVHRLNRAEYTNAIRDLLAMEIDSASLLPPDNIEHGFDNIGEVLSVSPVLMERYMLAAGKISRMAVGDPTQKPSGVTYETPQLVVQEDRASEDLMFGSRGGLAVRHNFALDGEYEVSIKLVRNNDGYIRGLRDPHPLDIRVDGARVKLFTIGGEYRGRSGPIFSRNDPDYRGDTKQVDYEYSADDALVSRFPMKAGARLVGVAFLMENSKPEGVYTPPLLYADLGQYRGGNPAVASVTITGPFAPKGSGETASREKIFSCAPKSAAEQEPCARKIISTLARRAYRRPVVAGEIDPLMKLYVEGTKDGGFEAGVQLAVQRILAGPEFLFRVEQDPTGAATGKPYAVSDLELASRLSFFLWSSIPDEELIALAEKGKLKDPGVLDQQVKRMMADRRAEALVSNFAGQWLSLRNLKLLSPDPDMFPDYDDNLREGFERESELFFADMLHEDRSVLDMLRADFTYVNERLAKHYGIPNVYGSHFRKVSLADAAFNTRRGLLGQGSILTLTSRANRTSPVVRGKWVLENLLGTPPPPPPPNVPDLQPKSKEGKALTLKQQMEQHRANPACISCHKLMDPIGFAMENFDPIGKWRTESPFGDGNPPIDATGVLPDGTPINGTVEFRETLLKNPHQFMNTVTEKMLIYALGRRVEYYDMASVRKILRDAAPGGYRWSALITGIVKSQPFLMRRSKEL, encoded by the coding sequence ATGGCCGAAGGCCGAAGGTTGTTGATGAATATCAGACGGAATTTTCAGGTGGCGATGATCGTGGTGGCGCTGGCCACGAGCGCATCCAGCCAAGCGCAGCAACAGCCTGCCGCTGTTGCGCCAGTTTCGCCGCATCGCGTGCTGGTCAGCCGCTATTGTGTTACCTGCCATAATGAAAAACTCAACACCGCGGGCCTGTCGCTCGATAAGGCTGACGCTGATGATGTTTCCCGCGACGCGCAGATTTGGGAAACGGCCGTCAAAAAATTGCGTGCCGGACAAATGCCTCCGGGAGGCGCGCCGCGCCCTGACAAAGCGACGCTGACCGCATTCACCACGTATCTGGAGACTTCGCTCGACAAGGCCGCCGCAGCCAATGCGAATCCTGGGCGAACTGCCAGCGTGCATCGTTTGAATCGTGCCGAGTACACCAACGCCATCCGTGATCTGCTAGCCATGGAGATTGACTCTGCATCGTTGCTGCCCCCTGATAATATCGAGCATGGATTCGATAACATTGGGGAAGTGCTCTCGGTTTCTCCCGTGCTGATGGAGCGCTACATGCTTGCGGCGGGCAAGATCAGTCGCATGGCCGTGGGCGATCCCACGCAGAAGCCCAGCGGCGTTACCTACGAAACTCCGCAGTTGGTGGTGCAGGAGGATCGCGCCAGCGAAGACTTGATGTTCGGCTCGCGCGGCGGACTTGCCGTGCGCCACAACTTCGCGCTCGATGGCGAGTACGAGGTCAGCATCAAGCTGGTCCGCAACAACGACGGCTACATTCGCGGGCTGCGCGATCCGCATCCGCTCGACATTCGCGTGGATGGCGCGCGCGTGAAGCTGTTCACGATTGGCGGCGAATACCGCGGTCGCTCCGGTCCGATCTTCTCGCGCAATGATCCGGACTATCGCGGCGACACCAAGCAAGTGGACTACGAATATTCCGCCGATGATGCGCTGGTTTCGCGCTTCCCCATGAAGGCAGGCGCGCGCCTGGTGGGCGTTGCGTTCCTAATGGAAAACTCGAAGCCCGAGGGCGTGTACACGCCGCCGCTGCTCTATGCCGACCTGGGCCAGTATCGTGGCGGCAATCCGGCCGTGGCCTCGGTTACCATCACGGGACCGTTTGCGCCCAAAGGCTCGGGCGAGACCGCCAGCCGCGAAAAGATATTCTCCTGCGCCCCGAAAAGCGCCGCTGAGCAGGAGCCTTGCGCGCGCAAGATCATCTCCACGCTGGCGCGCCGCGCCTATCGTCGTCCCGTGGTGGCCGGCGAGATTGATCCGCTGATGAAGCTTTATGTCGAAGGCACCAAGGACGGCGGCTTTGAAGCAGGCGTTCAGCTTGCCGTGCAACGCATCCTGGCTGGCCCTGAGTTTCTGTTCCGCGTGGAGCAGGATCCCACGGGCGCGGCGACGGGCAAGCCTTACGCGGTTAGCGATCTGGAACTCGCTTCTCGGCTATCATTTTTTTTGTGGTCCAGCATTCCCGATGAAGAGTTAATCGCACTCGCCGAAAAGGGCAAGCTGAAGGACCCCGGTGTGCTCGACCAGCAGGTGAAGCGCATGATGGCGGATCGTCGTGCCGAGGCGCTGGTGAGCAACTTCGCCGGCCAGTGGCTGAGCCTGCGCAACCTGAAGCTGCTTTCGCCTGACCCGGATATGTTCCCGGATTATGATGACAACCTGCGCGAGGGATTCGAGCGCGAGAGCGAACTGTTCTTCGCCGATATGCTGCACGAGGACCGCTCCGTCCTGGATATGCTGCGCGCCGATTTCACATATGTGAACGAGCGGCTGGCCAAACACTACGGCATCCCCAACGTCTATGGCAGCCACTTCCGCAAGGTTTCTCTGGCGGACGCGGCCTTCAACACTCGCCGCGGCTTGCTCGGCCAAGGCAGCATTTTGACGCTGACTTCGCGCGCCAATCGGACTTCACCGGTGGTGCGCGGCAAGTGGGTACTGGAGAATTTGCTGGGCACGCCGCCGCCGCCGCCGCCACCAAATGTTCCCGATCTGCAACCCAAGAGCAAGGAAGGCAAGGCGCTGACCTTGAAGCAGCAGATGGAGCAGCACCGCGCCAATCCTGCCTGTATTAGCTGCCACAAGCTGATGGATCCCATCGGCTTCGCCATGGAGAACTTTGATCCCATCGGCAAGTGGCGCACCGAAAGCCCATTTGGCGATGGCAACCCGCCCATTGACGCCACCGGCGTGCTGCCCGACGGAACCCCGATCAACGGCACTGTGGAGTTTCGCGAGACGCTGCTCAAGAATCCCCACCAGTTCATGAACACCGTGACTGAGAAGATGCTTATCTATGCATTGGGACGCAGAGTGGAGTATTATGATATGGCGTCGGTGCGCAAAATTCTGCGAGATGCCGCGCCCGGCGGATACCGCTGGTCGGCCCTGATTACCGGAATCGTAAAGAGTCAGCCGTTTTTAATGAGGAGGTCGAAAGAGCTATGA